A stretch of DNA from Kazachstania africana CBS 2517 chromosome 3, complete genome:
TTATGTGGCTCATCGTCAAATGAAAGTTCTTTCATCTTGGCAATCATCTGCTCCTTCAAGCGGCgatattcaatattgatTGACTCATTCAAAACATGTGGATGCAAAGCTAGATCTTCGTACTCTTTGTCTTCTCCTATGTCTGATAAATCTTCATTCTCAACAACATCAACCATCATAGGACCATCATTATCGTCCTCCTCGTCATCTTTATCATGgtttgaaaatggtatGAAAGGGTTACTTTCTCTAAACTGAATAATATCATCCTGTAACTCATCGACCTCTTTGttatattctttgaaatcttcaactttttctAAGACAGTACCAGGATGTTCCTCTAAATCATCGTCATACATACCAAGAAGATACGCTTTTGCCATATCGTCTAAATTCTCACCTAATGCACTATAATCCACATTTGCAACATGAACAGAGTCCTCATTTTTACCCAGCTTTCCTATGACATCCTTGATTTCCGTAGGGAAATCTTCATAATAACCCGAATTGTCATCTTGgtctttctttgaaacgttatctttttcttgcaaAGTTTTTCCACCGCCAATTTCATCTTGTTCAAAATCGTCTGCCTCTACAATGCGTGTTTCCAAATCATCTTCAGGATCGGAACTCATTTCATCTAAAAGTTCCAagtttttatttctttgttGGGGTTTTTGAACTCTCGGTCTCATAAGTGAactcattttctttttaaaagGTTTCGATGTTTCAATACTTGATCTGAGACCTTTTTCTGTTGTGTTTTTAGCCGCGCATTTAACGtcttttattgataacTCCCCTGAGCACTCCACAGATGGATTGAAATCATCTGAGctttcaaatatatctGAGATGATCGGATTAACTGAAGAAATAATCTTTGAAGTCTTAGCTGTACCAGCTATATCCTTCTCTTTGGTAGCGTCATAGATCTCCTCGGCAATCCTTGAAAGGTCCCTGTCAGATGAAGACTTATCAAGGCCTTCTTTTGTCTTAAGAAACTTACTCACTTTCCTGACACGAGACGGTTCATTGATAGCATCAGCTACATTAGTATCGTGCTCCACAATAAAATCTGACATTACAGGATTCATCCTTGTCGTTGagtttgaagaattatttacCTCACCTTCACCCACATCTTTTTCGATAATGGGGTCTGTCATAGTCGTATTAGCCATTCTTGCAAATCTACTGTGTTTCTTGATAGGCTTCGATTCTTCATAATGTTCTCGTACATGACCTGTAACAGCAGAGTTGGTTACGTCGTCGTTACCTTCAACTGTATGGTATAAAGGCTCCACATCGTTTTCTACAAAGCTATCAACCATTACAGCCTCCCTAATGTCCGACACATCGTCTTTTGTTTCGGTAGGATGACGTTCCCGCTGATGTGATGAGCTCCTATCTTTTTTGAATCTAGAAACACGCCTAGTTTTCACTTTGTTTTTATAATCTGCCTTTTCTTCCTCTAAATGAGCCTCATTAGTGACTtgttttttatatttatcatGAATCTGATCCGCATCTTGAACACCAAGCAGACTTGCAAAGAGGTCACTATCAAACTCATTTAGGTGTGGGTTATTTGTATCATCTACCATATCATCGGCAAATGTTTCATATGGACCCATATTAAATATTGGGAATCTATGGGTTTGTTTTTTGGTCtcttctttgaaactttCAACTTCATGTATATCTAAAGCTGGTGCAAAACCAAcactcttcttctttttctttttgtcTAATCCTGATCCAGTACctttctttaaaattgatttaccTGCATCTTTTGGGGCTTGCTTTGTATTTGAACTTACTATTGGCTTAGTCGCATGGTCAGTCATTGACACTTCTGATTTAATAATAGATTTAGATGCACGAAGCTTATTGATCTGCTCCAGGAATGAACTTTGAGCAGCGACACCAGGGACGAGAGATGCCTGTGAAAAATTGCTCTCATGATCaccatcttcttcatattcGCTATCTTCCGAATGATTCTCATCATAAGTGTAACGTCCGCCTTGGAAAGCTTCATAATCATATTCAATGTCATCAGAAGTAATTGTACCATCATCTAATTGATCTTGTTCATCCATCTGTTCGACTAGATCGGCAAAGGTGTAGATATTATCGGTATCTACATTAGGAATGCCGGTATCCACAACGGGTCGATAAGAATTTACGTCATTAACCGTTAATTCTTCAACGTTCTCTAATACATCATTATCTAGGTTCTTTTCGAAGCTCTTGTTTTTTTCCTGCAAAAGCTTGCCCCTGACGTTATTGGCAAATGAATCTCCATATTCAATCTCCTTACTTGGCAACTCTTTCTCAAGCTTTGCGTCTTCTGATCCCAGTAACTTAGATTCCAGATCTTCACCAGCTTTTCCGTATGTGGCAGGGGAAACCGTGCTACTTATCACATTACCTTCGTCATCCAATTCCTCTCTGATTTCCATGGGCAGTGTGTCGTTGTCATACTCATCCCGCAAAGGTGCTGTAGCAGCATTTTCGTCACGAGATTTCAAAGTCTTTAAATTGTTTAAAGTCGTTCGAGCCTCTTTTATTTtgtcttcaaatttttcaatagcCTCTTCCATCAATCTTAACTTGAAATCTACAAAGGCTATCACTTCATCACACGgcttttcaacaaaatacTCATACCCTATGCTTAGATACACTTTATCATAGGCAATTATTACATCACCAAATACTCTCCCATTTTTCTGCTGGCtctcattattttcatcgGCTCTTTCCGACCTTTCACGAAATTCATAGAGATTTGCTCTTATACCAATGTAATGTGTCCTCTGATCTGTGAGAAAATCACGCTTTTCCTTCAGGTTGTCCAATGTTTTTGTAACAGAAGTGGTCAAGGTATCTAATTCTGCATCCATAATGACAGGCACAGTCTCAAAGTTATCAGCTAATCCCTAACCACTTTTGTCAAGATAGATCAGCATCTCATCGCCAATGTCAAACCGTAAATAAAAATCTTATATAAtactggaaaaaaaaaactctACATAAAAAACCCAACCATATAACACGTGACTAAATAGAAAAACGCTATCATGGCATACGGAGCTGCTGTCCGGGACaacaaattctttttcatttactGCCGGCGGACAGAGTTTTTTCTTACAAATTCAACTCACTTGAGAAGGGGGGTAACATTGTAAGCTCCCAGAAATATTGCAATAATTAACGGCGTAAAACAGTCTTTGAAACAAGATAACTCATTACTTGGTGTTGTCAATACTAGTGGTCGCACATATTTGCCCTTTTCCTACTATAAAAAGGGCTCTTTTCCCAACgtttattattgattatTTGCATTTGTACATTCCACcacaaaaatttttgccACCGTCCGGACACTTTGTTATTTGAGTATTTTCTCGGACAGTCACGTGGCCCATAATGCCTAATCCTACCGTTCGTAATGATAAAGACTTAAATACCCGTTTCAGACATCGAAAGATATCCGTCAAGCAAAGACTAAGAATATACCAGccaaatgatttgaaaaatctggaTAAAGATGAACTACAACAGCGTGAAGTTGTCGACATAGAGACAGgtgttgaaaaaaatgaggaaaaagaagttcatcttttaaaaattttacaaaaggGTAGCAATCAACAgataaatgataaaaagaAGGAATACATCCCGACGCCAAGCGCGTCCACTACCTGGAATGAATATGACGACTTTTATTATGGTAAATTTCAAAGTCCTGTTGGctatattaaattttctgcTACCGTGGAAGATTGTTGTGGCGCTGCATATAATATGGATGAAACCGACGAAATATTCcttaaagatgaaataaatgatagagaagaatttaaagataATCAATTGAGTGAAGacgaatttgaaattctgTGTACaacatttgaaaatgctATACGAGAGAGACAACCTTTTCTTGGTATGGATCCCGAAACAATACTGTCATTTGAGGAAATAAAGCCGACCTTATTGAAAGTCGACTATGATGACAATGGGATAAGATCTGCATTGACTAGCGAACTAAACTTTAATAATGAGAAAAGGTTtttgacaaaatttgattcacCTTCTCAGGCATACCTAAGAGCTCTACCCATTTTGATCGAAAGTTACGGCTCCAAGGTTTACGATCACTGGAAGCTACGTAAAATTGAATCCAATGGTACTGAAATTTTCCCACAATTAAAGTTTGAACGTCCTggtgaaaaagaagaagtcgATCCTTATGTTTGTTTCCGTAGAAGAGAAGTTAGGCACCCAAGAAAGACAAGACGTATCGATATTATAAATAGtcaaaaattgagattATTGCGAAAAGAATTGGAACATGCAAAGGAATTAGCTTTTCTAGTTGCAAAACGTGAACAAGCTTCGTTGAAGCTTCTCGAGGCTGAATCAGATGTGTTCAGTGATAGATGTCAGATAAAGAGTTTGAAGCGTAATCTAAATCTCAGTGCGGAAGAAGACGATTTGATTAATCATAAGAGAAAACGTACGAACTTGATCACCttggaaaagaagaaacaacTCGAAGAGGAAGCGTTGGCTGCCAAGTTGGCAAAAGAAAGAGCCGAAGCAGCTGCTGCAATTACATCAGATTCATCAATGAGAAAAGCAAACAAGGGAAAATTGTCGAAGCGACAGCTAGAACAGATGGTAAAATCTGGTGCCAAATTAACTAAACAACAATTAcaacaattgaaacaatACCAAAAGAATGATAACAGCAAGCTTGATAACTCTCTTAAACAACTACAGcaagaaaagaacaagCTGGCTTTGCAATCCCAACAACAAGCACCTTCTGTTGCATCTCATGTCTACGTAAAGTTACCATCATCCAAGGTTCCTGATATTGTGCTAGATGATGTTGACAACCTTCTATCCAGTAAAGAAAGGAATGCGAGAAATTATGTTCAGGAAAGAAtggaaaagagaagaattgagGATGCCAATATGTTCTTCAATTTAACAGATGATCCTTTCAATccaatatttgatataacTTTACCAAACAGTGTTGCTCCAAGCGATGCGCccttttcatcaattgcttcttccaaatttgaaattgataagTCCTATTATGTTCCAGATTTAAGAGATTATCTAAATGGTACAACTGATAACATTATTGTTTTCAATAAGGACGGTGAAAAAATTACCACAAATACAGAgcaatataaaaaattagaaatttaTGATCCTTTCCAACAAAGAAAGGAAATTCATTCTAGAGAATACCCAGTTAAATTTAGAAGACGTATCGGTAGATGTAACATACAATATTTCGATCGTAAACCCAATGGCTCATTTCCCGAAAAGTATAGTAGCCTGAATGAATTTATAGATTTTGATGCTATCgaaaaggaagaatatGGTGACGCTCAGAAGGCCATTAACGTATACGATTCAAAAGCTGACGAGTTAGTAAGGCTATATGATAAATGGAAATATGATTCTCCCCAAAATGATTACGGATTGCCATTTTCTGTCGAGCCTTCCAAActgaataaaatttctaatgaAACTCAAGTCATACGTTTTGGTACCATGCTAGGTAGTAAGTCCTACGAACAGCTTAGAAAATCCACAATAAAATATCGCCGGGAATATATTGCCAGAATTAAGCagcaaaaaattgatgcaCAGCAATCGCTGCAACAAGATCAACAAAGTCAACGAGAATCACCAGCTCCTGGTACTCAAATCAACAAAAGCAACTCTAATTCTACCTCTAGCATTGCACTATCACCAAAAATGCAATCAACTGTGCCTTTGACTAGTCCATCCGATAATCCTGTAATTAAAAACGAAACTAAATTTGGGTCAACTCCTTCGCCGATGTCACAGGCTGTCCCCGTAACTCAAAAAAAGACATCTTAAATTTGCAAAACTAAATGTTTCATCACAAGAGTCTATTTGCTATGCTGGTTATATCAATTATGACGAGGATCACTTAGACTCTTCAATTCACTTCTGGTTAtgtcaaaaagaaaaaacaaatcaCAACCTCAGAATGACATACGCATGTATTATTaaaaactaaaaaaatcaataaaagaaaagggCTAGGACTTTTTCAAGGACATAGGCATTTACTTATAATGTCgcatatacatatatatttttaatgtatatatttaaCGATTTTCATGCATTTATTTAGTTTCCTCTTCATATATCTCTCGCGTTCGGGAAAACTTCAAGTGAAATAAATTTCAGATCTATTAGTTCTGTAATGTTTCATCTCTTTTGCAAAGGGTAGTAAATTCTATGAATCAGCTTCCAAAAGTAAATGGGACTAAGCAGGACACTTGGAGGAATATATAGACGAGGGACTTTTGAGCTGAAGAAATGGAAGTATGATGACGTCGCGACTACAACCAAGCAAATAGACTCAGCACAACTACTGGGTGCTGTAAATACCaatcatgaaaataaaactaACAAGGTACATGATTCGGATTTACCCGTAGGACAACGGTATTCCAAGaacttcaaattatcatcGTATTTCGGCATTCTGTGCATTTTACTGCTTTCATGCATCTGTTACTTCAGAATACTTGACGGAGCAGACTCTTCGCAATGCAGACCAATCTATATGTATCCATCATATGCCAGAATTGATGGATTTGATACAAGATTCAACACTTTGGCTAAAAAATATCACCTTTATCTTTACCGTGAACAGGGTTTAGATACGGAGCCCTTAGCTGATCAGGAAATCCAGCTAGATGGGATCCCAGTATTATTCATACCTGGAAATGCAGGCAGTTTCAAACAATCAAGATCAATAGCCTCCGAATGTGCaaacatatttttcaagtcAAGGGACGATATAGAACACGCTAACACAAGAAATTTAGACTTTTTCACCGCTGATTTTAACGAGGATTTCACTGCTTTTCATGGTAGAACAATGCTAGACCAGGCAGAGTATCTCAATGACGCAATTAGGTACATCCTGGCTCTTTACCAGGAATCGGCAAGTTACAAGAATTCCGATATGCCTCTGCCACAATCGGTACTAATTGTCGCGCACTCCATGGGTGGGATTGTCGCAAGGTTGATGCCAACTTTGGAAAATCATATTGCAGGCTCAGTTAATTCAATACTTTCTCTGTCCACCCCACATGCTGCATCACCGGTAACGTTCGATGGCgatatcttgaaaatttataaaaaaattaatgacTACTGGAGAACCCAACTGGATGATGAAagttcttttttctctcaaAATATGTCCCTGGTCTCAGTTACTGGTGGCATATCTGACGATGTGTTGCCAGCAGATTATGCTGCCGTACATGATTTGCTACCTCAAACCAACGGATTCACTACTTTTACTACAACAGTCCCACAAGTCTGGACTCCTATTGACCACCTTGCAATTGTATGGTGCAAACAACTAAGAACTATTATTGCAAAACTGTTGTTGGAGATGGTTGATTTAAGAACACATAGCAAAACAAGACCATTAAATGAGAGAATTCAATTGTCAAAGAACTTTTTACTTTCTGGGTTTGAAAGTTACTTCATTGAAGACTCTCCAATAAGAAACCCCAAAACAATGGCTATGAACATTGATACGACCTTTTCAAGCGGAACTACTGAGCTGCAGGCCAATCAGACATTGACactcaaaaaaaatactctAACTGAGGAACacaaattttataaagTAGTATTACCAAAGAACAAAAACCATCCATATAGTTTCAGTCTTATAACTTCACTAGACTCAGTCAAAGTGTTGTTTTGCTTTACAAACCCGAGGACTTCAACTTTGTCGAGTATAAGATGCGTTGATGGAAACAACAACATGAGGATTGTACCGAACTCTTCCGAAGAAACCAAATACCCAGCGGATTCATCTATTGGAGAGAGTATGAGACATTTTAAGCTCCTTACTGTTGGTGGTCAAGATTTAGAGTCGTACGATTTCataataattgaaaagCCTGATGAAGGAGCATTTCAAAcagatgatgattttgttgaGGCATCTCTAGCTGCAAATGAGGAAGTAATAGTTGATAAAGTTTCACCACTTcatttgtttttcaaaggcAGAACTATCAGACTGTACTCCGATAATACTTTATTGACAAAAGATCTACAATTTACTAACTTGTGGGACTCACTATTTTCGTACAGGTTAAGAATAAAGGGGCAGACAGGAAAGAACTCTGCATTTCAGCCATTTATACGTCAATGGATTAATGAAccttttgaaacaaaatggCATTTAAACATCCTACATAACAA
This window harbors:
- the BUD27 gene encoding prefoldin-like protein (similar to Saccharomyces cerevisiae BUD27 (YFL023W); ancestral locus Anc_8.48), whose product is MDAELDTLTTSVTKTLDNLKEKRDFLTDQRTHYIGIRANLYEFRERSERADENNESQQKNGRVFGDVIIAYDKVYLSIGYEYFVEKPCDEVIAFVDFKLRLMEEAIEKFEDKIKEARTTLNNLKTLKSRDENAATAPLRDEYDNDTLPMEIREELDDEGNVISSTVSPATYGKAGEDLESKLLGSEDAKLEKELPSKEIEYGDSFANNVRGKLLQEKNKSFEKNLDNDVLENVEELTVNDVNSYRPVVDTGIPNVDTDNIYTFADLVEQMDEQDQLDDGTITSDDIEYDYEAFQGGRYTYDENHSEDSEYEEDGDHESNFSQASLVPGVAAQSSFLEQINKLRASKSIIKSEVSMTDHATKPIVSSNTKQAPKDAGKSILKKGTGSGLDKKKKKKSVGFAPALDIHEVESFKEETKKQTHRFPIFNMGPYETFADDMVDDTNNPHLNEFDSDLFASLLGVQDADQIHDKYKKQVTNEAHLEEEKADYKNKVKTRRVSRFKKDRSSSHQRERHPTETKDDVSDIREAVMVDSFVENDVEPLYHTVEGNDDVTNSAVTGHVREHYEESKPIKKHSRFARMANTTMTDPIIEKDVGEGEVNNSSNSTTRMNPVMSDFIVEHDTNVADAINEPSRVRKVSKFLKTKEGLDKSSSDRDLSRIAEEIYDATKEKDIAGTAKTSKIISSVNPIISDIFESSDDFNPSVECSGELSIKDVKCAAKNTTEKGLRSSIETSKPFKKKMSSLMRPRVQKPQQRNKNLELLDEMSSDPEDDLETRIVEADDFEQDEIGGGKTLQEKDNVSKKDQDDNSGYYEDFPTEIKDVIGKLGKNEDSVHVANVDYSALGENLDDMAKAYLLGMYDDDLEEHPGTVLEKVEDFKEYNKEVDELQDDIIQFRESNPFIPFSNHDKDDEEDDNDGPMMVDVVENEDLSDIGEDKEYEDLALHPHVLNESINIEYRRLKEQMIAKMKELSFDDEPHKEGIDSSKELEPIDEFGNPIKRSRFKAQRLNLNIE
- the EPL1 gene encoding Epl1p (similar to Saccharomyces cerevisiae EPL1 (YFL024C); ancestral locus Anc_8.47), with the protein product MPNPTVRNDKDLNTRFRHRKISVKQRLRIYQPNDLKNLDKDELQQREVVDIETGVEKNEEKEVHLLKILQKGSNQQINDKKKEYIPTPSASTTWNEYDDFYYGKFQSPVGYIKFSATVEDCCGAAYNMDETDEIFLKDEINDREEFKDNQLSEDEFEILCTTFENAIRERQPFLGMDPETILSFEEIKPTLLKVDYDDNGIRSALTSELNFNNEKRFLTKFDSPSQAYLRALPILIESYGSKVYDHWKLRKIESNGTEIFPQLKFERPGEKEEVDPYVCFRRREVRHPRKTRRIDIINSQKLRLLRKELEHAKELAFLVAKREQASLKLLEAESDVFSDRCQIKSLKRNLNLSAEEDDLINHKRKRTNLITLEKKKQLEEEALAAKLAKERAEAAAAITSDSSMRKANKGKLSKRQLEQMVKSGAKLTKQQLQQLKQYQKNDNSKLDNSLKQLQQEKNKLALQSQQQAPSVASHVYVKLPSSKVPDIVLDDVDNLLSSKERNARNYVQERMEKRRIEDANMFFNLTDDPFNPIFDITLPNSVAPSDAPFSSIASSKFEIDKSYYVPDLRDYLNGTTDNIIVFNKDGEKITTNTEQYKKLEIYDPFQQRKEIHSREYPVKFRRRIGRCNIQYFDRKPNGSFPEKYSSLNEFIDFDAIEKEEYGDAQKAINVYDSKADELVRLYDKWKYDSPQNDYGLPFSVEPSKLNKISNETQVIRFGTMLGSKSYEQLRKSTIKYRREYIARIKQQKIDAQQSLQQDQQSQRESPAPGTQINKSNSNSTSSIALSPKMQSTVPLTSPSDNPVIKNETKFGSTPSPMSQAVPVTQKKTS
- the BST1 gene encoding Bst1p (similar to Saccharomyces cerevisiae BST1 (YFL025C); ancestral locus Anc_8.46); translated protein: MGLSRTLGGIYRRGTFELKKWKYDDVATTTKQIDSAQLLGAVNTNHENKTNKVHDSDLPVGQRYSKNFKLSSYFGILCILLLSCICYFRILDGADSSQCRPIYMYPSYARIDGFDTRFNTLAKKYHLYLYREQGLDTEPLADQEIQLDGIPVLFIPGNAGSFKQSRSIASECANIFFKSRDDIEHANTRNLDFFTADFNEDFTAFHGRTMLDQAEYLNDAIRYILALYQESASYKNSDMPLPQSVLIVAHSMGGIVARLMPTLENHIAGSVNSILSLSTPHAASPVTFDGDILKIYKKINDYWRTQLDDESSFFSQNMSLVSVTGGISDDVLPADYAAVHDLLPQTNGFTTFTTTVPQVWTPIDHLAIVWCKQLRTIIAKLLLEMVDLRTHSKTRPLNERIQLSKNFLLSGFESYFIEDSPIRNPKTMAMNIDTTFSSGTTELQANQTLTLKKNTLTEEHKFYKVVLPKNKNHPYSFSLITSLDSVKVLFCFTNPRTSTLSSIRCVDGNNNMRIVPNSSEETKYPADSSIGESMRHFKLLTVGGQDLESYDFIIIEKPDEGAFQTDDDFVEASLAANEEVIVDKVSPLHLFFKGRTIRLYSDNTLLTKDLQFTNLWDSLFSYRLRIKGQTGKNSAFQPFIRQWINEPFETKWHLNILHNNKVDINFHNVAPFIPVNISAPKPLHLSTTLPHDTKIEITLNINWSLTMKMLFIRYRLAIASFPTSILALIIACQFYTYYKSSKFVSFPSMLSHTLEKYGISLLFIYMSLSPLVNLECIQRLLYFFDPIKLNKPFLLENKRMLTNFYFLGIRSWLMSWIGPLFATMAVGALYAICKIIDLLTILARNFVSGRSVKRSTTRVFIDRYRILSCCLLAAGVVFYIPYQLAYVICVVIQLGTCLRVMLGTEDKNLLNYNVSLLLLMLFTMAIEIPTIIVFLHNVSIGWEATFNSHHNSMSILPIVMLVSSNSNFNMPHFGKSSIDWHAISALLGYMSIFSLIYGIRNLYWIHYILNIVFCWLFYGSIMNYVNAI